From a single Opisthocomus hoazin isolate bOpiHoa1 chromosome 6, bOpiHoa1.hap1, whole genome shotgun sequence genomic region:
- the RGS2 gene encoding regulator of G-protein signaling 2, with product MQSAVLLALRHGPGPMERGGRRRGEAEEAEKGRMKRTIIKDWKTRLSYFLQNSSSSAKMKPKTVGKHRTYFRPSPEEAQLWSEAFDELLANKYGLAAFRAFLKSEFCEENIEFWLACEDFKKTKSPQKLTSKAKKIYNDFIEKEAPKEINIDFQTKNTIAQNIQEATHTCFSAAQKRVYSLMENNSYPRFLESEFYQELCKKTPITRAAQGT from the exons ATGCAGAGCGCGGTGCTCCTGGCGCTGCGGCACGGCCCCGGGCCGatggagcggggcgggcggcggcgcggcgaggCCGAGGAGGCGGAGAAGGGCAGGATGAAGAGGACGAT CATTAAAGATTGGAAAACCCGGCTGAGCTACTTCCTGCAGAACTCTTCCAGCTCTGCTAAAATGAAACCCAAGACGGTGGGGAAACACCGCACCTACTTCAG ACCTTCCCCTGAAGAAGCCCAGCTGTGGTCGGAAGCCTTCGATGAACTTCTGGCGAATAAAT ATGGTCTTGCTGCTTTCCGAGCTTTTCTGAAGTCCGAGTTCTGTGAAGAGAACATCGAGTTCTGGTTGGCCTGTGAGGACTTCAAGAAAACCAAGTCACCCCAGAAGCTGACATCGAAAGCGAAAAAAATCTACAATGACTTCATTGAAAAGGAGGCTCCCAAAGAG aTAAACATAGACTTCCAAACCAAGAACACAATTGCACAGAATATTCAAGAAGCCACACATACCTGCTTCAGTGCAGCGCAGAAGAGAGTTTACAGCTTAATGGAGAACAACTCATACCCACGGTTTCTGGAATCTGAGTTCTATCAGGAGCTGTGCAAGAAGACTCCCATAACCAGGGCAGCCCAGGGGACATGA